The DNA region GCAGTCAATACATCACTGCACCAGGCTACTGACCAGGCCCCGTCTCAAGTCTTCTCCTCAAGTCTTCTCGCACCTTCCCtatgtatctttttctttaaaggatttttaattttttttgttttagatttcatttattgattttagagagaagagagggagagagaggaaggactggagggagggggacaggaagcatcaccttgcttcccatatgtgccttgaccaggcaagcctcgggtcttgaaccagcaacctcagcattccaggtcaacactctaccccactgtgccatcacaggtcaggctgcctatGCGTCTTATCCACGCATTCCATATTAATCTCTTGACATGCCCAACTCCTCATGTCACTTTCCGGACAAAGAGCTCTTCCTGGAGCTGCATCTCAGTTTGCACTGAGCATTCAGGGCCCTTCTCCAAAAGCCCACTCCTAGCCGACCCCTCACTACTTCCCTGGCACGGAGTACACCTTCATCCAAGCTCTTCCCCTCCCCGTCCTCTGGCCTCTCTCATTTGGGTCGCCACGTCTTTGCTCACACTATGTCTTCCACCTGgagctcccctcctccccctcctctccacaCATCCAAAGTACAGCTCTCCTTTGCTATAAGCCTGACCTCCTTCATGACACCTCCACTGATGCCTCAGGCCATGTGGGAGCGCCACCCACCTTTCCTGGGTTCTCGTGTGACGTCACGGCACACACTGGCACGCCTGATTATGTTTCTCCTCAGCGTTCTCTCAGTGTTATTCTGTGGAAGTCTCATCTCCCCAACTAGAgtaacaattctttttatttttatttttttttatttttaactttattcagtttttttagagagacacacacagagagagagagatagatagagagagagagagagaggagcagaaagcatcaactctcatatgtgccttggccaggcaagcccagggttttgaaccggcgacctcagcattcccaggtcgacactttatccactgcgccaccacaggtcaggctagagtaaCAATTCTTTGTGATAAGggacttcatagtatttttaaaaaatatctttcctcAACTCAACCAGTCCTGCCACAGAGCTGGCCACATAGTGAGCAGTTGATACCTTAAGTAAAGGGCTTTACCTCTGGTCCACCCCTCAGTGTTCTGACTTAGCTGCAGAGCCTCAACACGTGATCATGATGTCCTAACTCAGGCCTGATTAACATTCGTTAGCCCATTCGTGCTACGCTGTTCTGATAGCAGCTTGGTGCCTCCTTATCACGCAGTGCAGTTCTGACCCCAGATTTCCCCTTATTGTGGCTATATAAGCACTTTCCGTTCTCTGGGCCTAAAAGAAACGCAGGGGAAGAAGGTGTGGGACTACTGGTCACCAGGGTCCCTTCCAGCTTTGGTACTTTGTGGCAATTGGCCACATGGCCAGATGAGTGTTCTTGATGTCTCCATAAGGTCTGACCAGTCCCATCACCTCCAGGCACACTTTTCCCAAGTCAAATGCCCCTCTGCACATCAGTGGCTCTCCAGCCCCCTGCTCCCCTGGGTACCTTTGAGTGGAGGTCAGTCCGTGTCCGTAGGTTGGGGCCTGCTGGTGTACATAGCCACTGGGCCGCTGCTGCAGGTGACGAGTGGGATCTACAAGAGTAGGATTGGTAGAAGGGTGGGCGCTCTGATAAGGCTGGCTGGAGTAGCTGGGAGGCACCACGGTACCTGTGGGGCCTGCGTGCTGCTGCAATCCCACGTGAGAAACGTAAGGAGTATAGCCCTAGACAGGAGGAAGACAGAGCGTCAGGGCCAAGAGCGGCAGAGCCACTTGCTTCAGGCCCCCAAGTCTCACAATCCCGTGCCCTTACCTGGGAGGTCTGCAAGCCGTACGAAGAGCTGGGAGTCATCTGGTGGACAGATGACTGGCCCAGCATCCCCTGACTCTgctaaaagggggaaaaaagacaagCTCAGACTCTGGAAACACTTCCCGCCATCTTGTTTCCTGTATCACCCACTCTGCACGTCCTTGTGAAGGTCCCACGTGCCTCCTCCGTCCTGTGACCCTTAGGGGCCCCTCGCCCTGGGGGCCCTCCCTAGTGCCCCTCTCACTATCTTTGCCTGGAGCTGTTGGCGGAGGCGCTGGCCTTGGGGCACAGCAGGCTGCTGCTGGCGGTACATGGAGGGCTTGTAGGAAGAGGGTTCCAGGCCCATGACGCCGGTCATGGCTGTGGGCAGCACTGCAGGGTAGGGTGGTCGAGCCGGCAGCTTCTGCATGGGTAACCTCACAGGGCGGTACGGGTCCACACGAGGGCCGCCTGGAAAAGGGAGCACGCTGACCCTCTAGGCTCCTTGTCCTTCCGTCCCCCACTAGGTGTCCTGGCCACTCACAGCTCCTGGGAGGAGGGGTGTCGTCCCTCAGGCAGGAGGCGGCTGGATAAGACTGTCATTCCACGCTGGCACTGACCTGCAGGGAGTGGCTGGTTCTGGGTGTAGAGGCCTATGGGGCCCTGCCTGTAGCTAACGTGCGTTATAGAACCAGGGTTAGTGTGGTGCAGGAGGTCTGGAGGCACAGTCACACCGTAGGGGCCGCTCCGGCCTGGGCCCATTGCGTACTCCTGTGtgaaaggcagaggaggaggtgagGGGCAGGGCTCCATGGGCTGGGCTGGACGACGGGGGCCTGGATCCACACAGTTCACTCTTACAGTTCCTAaggcccccctgccccccatgtgccctgcccctcccacaaACCAGAAACTGCACAGGACCCCAGAGAAAGTGGCTGTGGAAAGGCACTGCGGGGCAGCAGTCACCTCAGTCTTGGCGGCCGGCTGGCTGCGTTTCTTGCCCTTGGTGGACTTCTTCTTGCGCTCCTCAGTACTGGCTGGTGCGGCCCCAGGTTTGTCCGTTTTGGGGGGCTCTGGAGGCTTTTTCTCAGGCTCCAGCAGGGTGGGAGCAGGGGGCTCCTCATCCTCTGGCGGCAGTGGCAGGGGCTCCAGGTAATAAGCCCGGGGCCGGGGCCTCAGGTGCGTGTGGTAGAGCAGCAAGCGCTGCTGCTCCTCGCCTCGGGCCACCCGCCGGTCCACCCGGACTGTTCCAAACCAGCCCCAAGACAGGGGCGCTGACGGCTTCAAGCCCTCAAAAAGATCCCAGGGAGAGATCTTTTGTTTGGTGGAAACCTGTAGACCCTGCTCCAGAAAATGAGAAACAATAAGCGACTGAGGCTCGGAAAATAGAAGCCAGACTTTAAGGACTTGAAGGAGGGAAATATCTGTAGGCAAACAATAACGAACAAGCCATGGACAGATTCAGGAGAGATGACCACAGGCAGACGGACAGACACTGACACACGCGCATGCGCACAGGAGAGTCAGACGGGAGCGGGTGATGAGTGTGTGGAgcagagagactgagacagacaCTAACACtcagaggaagacagaaacagggagagactaaagacgggcagagagagagacagagatggggagagagaaaacaggcagagagacagaggagggcgcagtgagaggcaggcagagagtgatacagacactcagacagacacagacagatggGTCAGGAAAAAAACCGAGGAGAATGGATGCATGAATGGCCTGGACTGCAGGTTTCAAACTCTgcaccctcttcttcctctccctccctactACACATGTTGATTATGATTATTCAACAAAGACTGCACCTGACGGATGGGAGAGAGGAAAttgtgcaggggtgggggagtggagagAGTTGTCAGCCAGACAGAGGAGCGGGGTACAGGCAGGGGTGGAGGACAGGGGGCAGGGGAAAGGAAGGTGAGTGCTGAGAAGTGGGTGGGATGTTAAAAGGTGGGTCGGTGTGGTGAGTGGTGGGTAGGAGTGAAGGGAGAGACCGAGGAAAGAGGGTGAGACCCCCAAGATGGGGAGAAAAAGTGTAAGTAAAGTTAAGTGATGAGCTCAGCACCCTAGAAGCGGCTCTCATCGCAGCGCACAATGGATGCCCTGGCACGCCGAGCCTTTGTAGCTACGAGGTTAATAACGCAGGAAAGGCTCTTGTCCAAAGGGGGGAAAGGCAGGGATGGGGGGCACAGAGGGCAGAAGATAATGGAACATGCCTCCTTCTTGAAGATGGAGTCAAAGCCAGCAATCTTGTTGCCCTTGGTGTCAATAAGGGAGCCCTGTGGTTCGCAGGTGATGACATCACGGGTCGGCTTGGGCAGTGGCAGCAGCTGGTAAACCTTTTCCAGACTGTCTGACTGGCGTTCCCCCAACTCCTTCTGCAGGCAcaggaagaggggaaaagagcTCAGGaatacaggaacagagggatggAGTGCTCAGGGGACGGCCCAGAATCTGGCCTGAACACACTTAGTCCTCGCTGTACGAATAACCAAGAGAAAACAGCCGTGAAAGGGCAGGGTGGAGGCTGTGGCCAGGGCCACGTCCCAGAGGCGGGGaagccaccgcttggtcagggaCCGGGAGCTAGGAAACCGCCAGTCCCACGGGCTTCCCCCTGGCCCGCCCGCTTACCTGCAGCTTCTTCACCAGGTTCATGTAGGCACGTTTGTTCTCCTCCATGCTGCCTTGAGAGATGCTGGACATGTCTGCGGCCAGCGTCCCGTTGATGAGCACACTCAGCATGTCCAACACAGTAGTGAAGAGCTCGCTGTGACAGCAGGCAGGGAGAGCAGCAAGGAGAAGGGTGAAGACAAAGGCCACGAGGTGGGACACAAGCAGAGAACGCTGCTTAAGATGTCGTTCAGAGGGCATCAAAACCAGGTGGGGAACCCAAGGCAGCCAGTTCACAGTACGGGCCACACCGATCACAGTGGGTTGGGCGCCTGGTGTGGGGGAAAGGGGCCCCCTGGGTGCAAAGGCTCGAGGAGGCGGGCGCCTTACTTGTTGGACTGCATGTCCACGGTGCCGCTGATGATGATCTCGAGGAGGAGCACCGCCCACTCCGTGGTCTGCTGCGTGCTGCGCTGCACCGTGTCAAACATGCCGCCCACCTGCCGGGAGTGACACGTCAGTCACGGCTCAGGGCGAGGTCCAGCGCTTAAGGAAAGTTCAGTTCACAACCAGGGGTGGGTGGACTAGGGACATCTGAGGCCCATGTTCCAGTTGTGTCTCTGACTCGCTACAGAATCTCAGGCCAGTGACTTAGTAATTGAcgtctctgggccttggtttccttaCTGATTAAATGACAGGAGTCGGACTAAAGGATGTCCAGGATTCTACCCAACATTCCAAAATGTGTTTCTAGGTCTCCTAGGGCCCAGCCAGAATCCATGATAGCTGACACAAGGTCCTTGCCAGGTCCGGTATCCTTAACCACTCCCAGGTCCTCTGTCTTTAGGAGAGCCGGGTGAATGCGTGTAGACCCACAGCAGCCTGGGTCCTTCCTCCTCACCCGTCCTCGGCGGCCTGGGCTTCTTCACTCTGTAGTTCTAGCCCCACCCCTCCCAGTTCTCCCTCTCACCAGATTGAGCCGCAGTTTGAGCGCCTCATGCATTAGCTGCTTTGGTTTGCAATCATCTAAGTACTGGTCATCTCGCCAATTATTCACAATCTAAGACAGAAACAGGTATAACACAGATCAGGGATCTCCTTGTTTCCACTGCAAAGCACATACAATGTTCATGGAAGGAAATGAAGGTTCCAAGCACACAGTGTCCTCTTGAGTCCATCCTTCTTGCCCCAGGGCCCGGCTCCATGCCCCAGAGACTGACCTGGTGCACCTGGCTATAGAGGGAGGTGAGGAGGCCCTCGCGCTGCTCATCCTGTCCTTTCAGACATGTCAGCACCAGTGATAAGAAGGGCTGCTGGCTCAAGAGGGACATGCTGAAgatgagaggaaaagaaacaagagacCAGGGCTTGGAGATCAGGAAGCTTTGAACCCCATTCCCCTAAGCCCCAGACGCTACTGTTTCAAGATCGAGCCTCCTGCTCAACGGTGCCCACTCTTACCCTCGGATTTTCCCCTTTCCCGTGGGTTTTATCCTCACCCTTCTGCCCCACTCTTCTTCTGCACAGGGCGCTTCCTCTCTTTCCCACCCctggcccagcccctgccccctccacTCTACCTCTTCTGCTTTTGCCGGTCACGTTCTTTGCGGGAAGAAGAACCCAAGTGCTGGCCCTTCTCCAGCTCTTCCCCTGCAGCCTTTAGCACGTGCCCCTGGACAGAGGTGGGCAGTTTAGCAATGAGAGGGGCCACCAGCCAGACACCGGAGCGCTCTAGAGAGCTGGAGGACAGATGGAGTCAGTAGGGTTACAGAGGAGCCAGGCAAGGCCGGGAGAATCCATCCTCCCCTCTCTGACGGGTGGGCCTGGCCTTTGTCTCCATGCAGCGGAAACATCTATATCCCAGCACGAGAAACTCCTAAGGGACGGGTCCTAAGAAACACGTGGCTACCCAACCTGAGCACGGGCTTGGTCTTGTTGCTGCTGGCCATGTTGCTCGCAGTGTTTCCCGAAGACGACCCTGTCTCGGCTGACTGTTGGAAAACCTCGATTGTGGCCTTGGCAATGTTTTCTAACAGGGAGTTCATCTCCTGGGGAGGACAAAGGGCACAGGGATGCTAAAGAtgtagctgggggtgggggggagaaataCCGACGGCAGGAGAGATGGGAGATGGGGAGATTAATGGGAAGGTAGGGCCATCACTCTGCTGGGAGTCACATCCTCCGGTCCCTTCAGATCTTTCCGATTCCCCAGCCTTCTCCTTTCCATACCTCCTTAGAGTTGTGGCCACAGAACCAGCCTCCACAACCACCCCCACTGCCAACGCCCCCACAGCCCAGAGCCCCAACACTCCCAGCCCAGCTCCCTTATCATCGCCTCCACACATCTGCCATCTTCCCATCCTCCCTTATCTCAAGAAGCGCAGGGTGGGACCGAGGCTCTTCGGTGCCCGGCTCCCTGACACATGGAAGTAGAAGTGAGCCTGGCAGAGGGCCGGGCCACCACTCACATTGTTGGGGGTCTGCTTGATCATGAGCTGCAGCTCCAGGGAAGACTGGCGCATGGTCCACTGGTCCAGGTTCTGTGACAGAGACCCCAACCCCAAGCCAGTCACCACTGTGTCACCCACAGCCACGCATCAGCCTGAGGCCAACTGCTGATCTCTTCCAACTCTGAACCGCATACTGAAAGGACCTCCAAGACTCCAGCTTTAgtcaagaccaggggtccccaaactacggcccgcgggccacatgcggcccctgaggccatttatctggcccccgccgcacttctggaaggggtacctctttcataggtggtcagtgagaggagcatagttcccattgaaatactggtcagtttgttgatttaaatttacttgtttgttattttaaatactgtatttcttcctgttttgtttttttactttaaaataagatatgtgcagtgtgcatagggatttgttcatagtttttttttatagtccggccctccaacggactgagggacggtgaactggccccctgtgtaaaaagtttggggacccctggtcaagactATACCTAAACAATTCAAGGTGATTGAAAAATGTAACCTATCTCAAAAGGTTCAGGGAAGATTTCACACCTTTCCCCAGGTGCCCATTCCAGGGCCTCACATTCCTTCACACAAGGAAGTTCTGCCTAAAACTTTACCTAAATCCTGAATGTTAAAGTTGAAGCCTGCTTCTCCTGTTTCAAGCCAGCTGCTCAAAGTCCTTTACAGACCTCAAGGCTACTGTTAGCTAATCTCCCTTTGGCATTATCTGCTCTGGGCTGAAGTGACATCATTCCTTTAACTTCTCCTTAATGGCTTTAGTTGTCTACCCACCACTCACCTGAATGTCCATGGCTGCGTAGCTAAGTGAAAAGGGCACAAGCAAATATGGGGCCACAAACTATCTCTCAGCTTACTAGCTGTGCGACCTTGCGCAAGTTACTTAGCCTTCAAGCCCTAGTTTCCTCACTGGTCGAACAGAGATACTCACACCTACTTCCCagagttgtaaagattaaatgcgAAAACGTGCACAGAGCACTGAGCACTGCACCAGGTTCGAAGCAGACAGTCTGACGCAGTAGCACCAAGTAGCATCACTGCTCACTACTGAGCCCCGGCCAAAGTGCTGAGTGTACGAGGCCAAGAACTAGGCCTCCCAGACGCCATGCCTCCCACTGATAAGCAACAGCCCTACTCCATCCAGATAGCTGTGCCCTTCCCTAACAGTTTCCTCTCCAGTCCAGACCATTTTGGTTTGACTTTTAAATCCTCGCTGGGGTTGTTTCTCTCCCCACCACTCACCTACATCCTTGTCTGTCTTCCTGCTGAACTCCCTTTCTCTCAAGGCTGCCAGGATTTGACCCCAGGCTCAGGCCCCTTTGCTCCGCCCAAGGCCCCATAGCCCTGGCCTACCTGGAGAATACGCTTAATGCGCTGGCGCTGCGGGTTCTCCCCGTCCTCGCTGTCCAGCACACGGTGTGGGTAGCAGATGAGCTGCATGAGCCGCTGGGCCTGGGCACTACTCAGCACTGGGTCTTGTAGGTCATTGCTGTCCTCACACAGCGACTTGAGGCAACGCTCTCCTACCCATTCCTACGGAAGCTGACCATCAGTGGACTGGGGCGGCCGGGGAGGGGGCCGGGAACAAGgaggacagcctggggctcagtgAGAGACGTGATGGACAGCAGAGGTGGCATGCTCATCACTGGACCCAGGACCACATTACACAGAGGCACTCAGGAGGTGCGGGGGGAGCTGAGACTGACCTGTTGGCAGATGCTGCGCAGCACGTACTTGGCATAGACATCCAGACTGGCTGTCTCCACAGAGACGCTGCGGCCACCCTGCCTCCGACCGCCActgccacctcctccctcctcctctgcaagttcttccGTTCCTCCTGTCACAGTGAAGCCTGAGCCCTTCAGTTCCGCGTCCCCTGTGGTCCACAGGCGGGAGATAGGAAGGGCAGAGTGAGATCCCAACACGGTGCGGAGACCCAGCCCACAGCCACAGAGGTAGCACCTCCTCAAACCCTGCCCTCTGGGACAGAAATacacttccttccctcccctcctaaAGGTTGGGGAGACCACcttcaggagagagaaagactgtCCTCTGTAGTTTAGCTAGCACTCGTCCCTTCCTCCCCCCATACCAAGTACAAACACAGCCTTGAGAACAGCAAACACAGCTCCATCCACGATGCGGTTCTGAGAGGCAGCCAGCAGGTGGCGGTCACAGGAGGAGCGGATTCCTACAGCAGGCTTGTCTGGGGAGGGAGCTAAGGTCAGGGGAGCAGATGCAGAAACGGTGGGGATAGGGGAGCCACACTTTCTACCGCTGGCTGCCTCAGATGGGGTCACTTACTGCCATCGGACTGGCAAGGATTGAGCTGAGGTGTCTTGAAAAGATGGAGGAGGATGCGGCAGGTAAGCCGGGCCCCCGGCTCAGAGTCCTGTTCACTGCACGCTGTGGAAAGGAAGACAGAGTGGACCGGACAGGACGAAGGTGGACCGCACGTGCACATGGGTGTGTGGAGGGGTGGGAAAAAGGGAGACAAGGTCAGGCAAAAGGTAAAAAACAATAGAACGCTGGAGGACAGGTGGGGCAGCCAGCTATTTTGTTGTATATGCGGAGCCCCTCGAAGAGTCACAAAATGGACAGACCAGGGctgcaaatgcaggctcaggaAGAGGCTCTCTGAGCCTGAGGCACAGTGCAAGATGCCTCTGGCAACACCAGAGCCCGACACCAAATACTGACTGTGCAGATGGAGTGTGCTGTGAAGTCTGGGCTCTGGAAAGTCCAGGGGACCTGGATTGGTTGTTTACCAGCATTAAGGAGTGACGGGATGGCAGCACAGCGAATCAGATCCTCAAGAAGCAAACACTGCCGAGCGATAAGGATGGCGACAAAAGTGGCCAGGGAGTCATGAAAAGACAGGTCACTGACCTGGAGGAAAAAGCAGACAGACACCACCACTCAGTGTGGAAAGAGGGTGCCGACTCCCAACTCAAAATGGTATGCACCAAAACTCTCTGTATGGCCCTGACGCCAGTGAGCAAACCCCCGCCCCCAGAACGGGCCCAGGCCCCAGCGGGACCTCGCCCAAGTCTCACATCCACATTGCAGAGGAGGTCGTTGAAACCACAAGTGCCATTGTTCGAGGAGCAGCACAAGGCCTTCAGTACTCCCAGCCATTCCGCACTCAGTGACTTGCAATAGCCAGTCAGCTCAGCGCACAGGATTGCGATGTCATTAACCCTGGGGAAAAGGACAAATGCCCTCAGGAAAAACCTTGTTTCACAAAACCTCAGACTCGTTAACTTTTCATCTCTACCCCGGCAATAACTAGGGTTGAAGTACCTCCCGGGCATCTCATCCCTCCCAATGTGGGGCTGGAGTGCAGTGCCCACTCCTCACTCAGTACACCCCATACCTATCGGGATCATGGTGCCCCACACAGACGTGCATAAGGGCATTGCAGACAAAGCTGTAGCGGTTAGCAGGGTTCTCACTAAGACTCTTGCCTAGCCCCATGTAGGTGAAGGTGTGAGCGGCAGGGTTCTCCAGAGTGTCAATCATGAATTCAGGTGCCCAGCGCATATTGGATTCTGATGGCTCCACGTTGCAATAGATGGTGTTCTTGACCTTGGAGCAGAAGTCGCTGCAGAGGCAGGGGAAACGAGATGGTAGTGTTGAAGGTCTGGTGAAGCAGATGGATGGTCAGAAaggggcagaaaagaaaaaaaaggagagcgTGAGAGAGCAGGGGCCTTGGGACAAGAAAAAGGGACATGGGACAAGGCTAAGTGGACAAGAAAGTAAGCCAGTGAGAAGGCACAGGGGCATccggaggcagggaggaggagggtgggccGCACAGAGGTGGGGTAGAGCCCCGGCCAAGGAGGAGGAAGGCCCATTCCTGGGAGCCAAAGGCATGAGGACGACACAGTTCCCAAATGACCCTGCAGAAACTGCAGGCTCCTGGGCTGTGCCCTGCTCCTGAAACGGGCAGCGCCGGCAAGCAGACAGGATGAGGCCCCACTCTCTACCCCATACCTCCCACCTCTCTTACCTGAAAAGCTCCCCAAATTTGATCTTTAAATGGCTACAGGAGGTGTACAGATCATAGAGATAAGCTAGGATACAACGCTCGGCGGAGGAGCCATCTGACCGGTTCATCCCGTGTTTCACTACGCCACACAGCCTGGCACGAGAAAGCAAGgtcaggaggggaggcagagcatGTGCCGGAGCTGGGGCCTGGGCGCCAAGGTCCCTGGACACTGATTCAAGTCTCCTGGCAATCCTCTCTCCACCCCACCTGCAGGGTGTGCACGTCCCCCAGGGAGAGCCCCGCATGCTCTCTGCAGGCCACTTCTGGTGGCATCCAGCAGGGCGCTGTGCATTCCGGCCAGTCTGAGCCCTGCTTACCCCTCGAAGACCTGTGCCATCTGGTCCTGGTTGAGGATGAGGCAGGCGTGATAGTGCCGCAGGACAGCCACGATGCACAGGCACAGGCTGGTCGTGTAGCTGCCCACCAGGTCGGAGGATTTGAGAAGCAGCTCAGCTTCGACGACACTCAGCTCATTCAGCAGCTGGCAGAGTGGAAGAAGTGAGAAGGGGCTCTGCATGGTGCACATGCCCCGCTTCCTTTGAAGGAACTGGCAAAGCCGGACTCCAGCCCCTTCCTGCGGGAGCCCTCAGTCTACAGGGACCCCAGTGCCATGTGCCACTGCCATTTGTTCTTTTAATGCCATCAG from Saccopteryx leptura isolate mSacLep1 chromosome X, mSacLep1_pri_phased_curated, whole genome shotgun sequence includes:
- the MED12 gene encoding mediator of RNA polymerase II transcription subunit 12 isoform X3; this encodes MAAFGILSYEHRPLKRPRLGPPDVYPQDPKQKEDELTALNVKQGFNNQPAVSGDEHGTAKNVNFNPAKISSNFSSIIAEKLRCNTLPDTGRRKPQVNQKDNFWLVTPRSQSAINTWFTDLAGTKPLTQLAKKVPIFNKKEEVFGYLAKYTVPVMRAAWLIKMTCAYYAAINETKAKKRQVVDPFTEWTQIITKYLWEQLQKMAEYYRPGPAGGGGCGSTIGPLPHDVEVAIRQWDYNEKLAMFMFQDGMLDRHEFLTWVLECFEKIRPGEDELLKLLLPLLLRYSGEFVQSAYLSRRLAYFCTRRLALQLDGMSSHSAHVMSAQSTGTLPTTPAPQPPTSNAPSTPFSDLLMCPQHRPLVFGLSCILQTILLCCPSALVWHYSLTDSRIKTGSPLDHLPIAPSNLPMPEGNSAFTQQVRAKLREIEQQIKERGQAVEVRWSFDKCQEATAGFTIGRVLHTLEVLDSHSFERSDFSNSLDSLCNRIFGLGPSKDGHEISSDDDAVVSLLCEWAVSCKRSGRHRAMVVAKLLEKRQAEIEAERCGESEVADEKGSIASGSLSASSAPIFQDVLLQFLDTQAPMLTDPRSESERVEFFNLVLLFCELIRHDVFSHNMYTCTLISRGDLAFGAPGPRPPSPFDDPADDPERKEAEGSSSSKLEDPGLSESIDIDPSSSVLFEDMEKPDFSLFSPTMPCEGKGSPSPEKADVEKEVKPPAKEKIEGTLGVLYEQPRHVQYATHFPIPQEESCSHECNQRLVVLFGVGKQRDDARHAIKKITKDILKVLNRKGTAETDQLAPIVPLNPGDLTFLGGEDGQKRRRSRPEAFPTAEDIFAKFQHLSHYDQHQVTAQVSRNVLEQITSFALGMSYHLPLVQHVQFIFDLMEYSLSISGLIDFAIQLLNELSVVEAELLLKSSDLVGSYTTSLCLCIVAVLRHYHACLILNQDQMAQVFEGLCGVVKHGMNRSDGSSAERCILAYLYDLYTSCSHLKIKFGELFSDFCSKVKNTIYCNVEPSESNMRWAPEFMIDTLENPAAHTFTYMGLGKSLSENPANRYSFVCNALMHVCVGHHDPDRVNDIAILCAELTGYCKSLSAEWLGVLKALCCSSNNGTCGFNDLLCNVDVSDLSFHDSLATFVAILIARQCLLLEDLIRCAAIPSLLNAACSEQDSEPGARLTCRILLHLFKTPQLNPCQSDGTPSPDKPAVGIRSSCDRHLLAASQNRIVDGAVFAVLKAVFVLGDAELKGSGFTVTGGTEELAEEEGGGGSGGRRQGGRSVSVETASLDVYAKYVLRSICQQEWVGERCLKSLCEDSNDLQDPVLSSAQAQRLMQLICYPHRVLDSEDGENPQRQRIKRILQNLDQWTMRQSSLELQLMIKQTPNNEMNSLLENIAKATIEVFQQSAETGSSSGNTASNMASSNKTKPVLSSLERSGVWLVAPLIAKLPTSVQGHVLKAAGEELEKGQHLGSSSRKERDRQKQKSMSLLSQQPFLSLVLTCLKGQDEQREGLLTSLYSQVHQIVNNWRDDQYLDDCKPKQLMHEALKLRLNLVGGMFDTVQRSTQQTTEWAVLLLEIIISGTVDMQSNNELFTTVLDMLSVLINGTLAADMSSISQGSMEENKRAYMNLVKKLQKELGERQSDSLEKVYQLLPLPKPTRDVITCEPQGSLIDTKGNKIAGFDSIFKKEGLQVSTKQKISPWDLFEGLKPSAPLSWGWFGTVRVDRRVARGEEQQRLLLYHTHLRPRPRAYYLEPLPLPPEDEEPPAPTLLEPEKKPPEPPKTDKPGAAPASTEERKKKSTKGKKRSQPAAKTEEYAMGPGRSGPYGVTVPPDLLHHTNPGSITHVSYRQGPIGLYTQNQPLPAGGPRVDPYRPVRLPMQKLPARPPYPAVLPTAMTGVMGLEPSSYKPSMYRQQQPAVPQGQRLRQQLQQSQGMLGQSSVHQMTPSSSYGLQTSQGYTPYVSHVGLQQHAGPTGTVVPPSYSSQPYQSAHPSTNPTLVDPTRHLQQRPSGYVHQQAPTYGHGLTSTQRFSHQTLQQTSMIGNLTPLGAQGVQAAVRSAAILPEQQQQQQQQQQQQQQQQQQQQQQQQQQQQQYHIRQQQQQQQQQILRQQQQQQQQQPPPPQQAHQQPQQPPPPQPQQQQAAPPQPQPQSQPQFQRQGLQQTQQQQQTAALVRQLQQQLSNTQPQPSTNIFGRY